From one Dermacentor andersoni chromosome 1, qqDerAnde1_hic_scaffold, whole genome shotgun sequence genomic stretch:
- the LOC126546079 gene encoding uncharacterized protein → MRGYKTHIAQGRTRTAVLIKKHYTTQQHQINHRIEHTLIELVPPKKTLQSLYILNVYSPPRDTLKDLDKFLREVKKVTNGQKLLVVGDFNAPHVAWGYRSTNKKGMDVHNAAQHHQLTLWTDPLIPTRIGNSVSRDTSPDLTFSTGLRQVEWSRLDETLGSDHHIIQTEIMHHKTPVRLGQAKITDWPAFRKDEHPRSLEDIEEWTKNVMDLVTKYTKTIQLTADNPEVDPHLLHLWEAEEYAEKLGRQNWNQMCDQLQGTLSNRKTWAILKTLLAKTESKTVTGQHIQRLIHNFQGTEEEALEAITEKYIGDEQQRKTQPVIHPEYEGEPNPDLDQPFTKSEIVAALRNLTRNTTPGRDKINNKTLRNLDDGATESLLTFINESWENGSIPASWKHADR, encoded by the exons ATGCGCGGCTACAAAACGCACATTGCCCAAGGAAGGACCCGGACCGCCGTCCTCATCAAGAAGCACTACACGACGCAGCAGCACCAAATCAACCACAGAATCGAACACACTCTGATTGAGCTGGTTCCTCCCAAGAAAACCCTGCAGAGCCTCTACATCCTGAATGTATACAGTCCTCCGCGCGACACACTAAAGGACTTGGACAAGTTCCTGAGAGAAGTGAAGAAAGTCACCAACGGTCAAAAACTTCTCGtggtgggtgactttaacgctccaCATGTGGCTTGGGGCTACCGATCAACCAACAAGAAGGGTATGGACGTGCACAACGCGGCACAACACCACCAGCTGACGTTGTGGACCGATCCTCTAATACCAACTAGAATCGGCAACagtgtctccagagacaccaGCCCAGACCTGACCTTCTCCACTGGCTTAAGGCAAGTCGAGTGGTCGAGACTGGACGAGACTCTGGGCAGCGACCATCATATCATCCAGACTGAAATCATGCACCACAAAACCCCTGTGAGATTAGGTCAGGCCAAAATTACGGACTGGCCTGCTTTCCGGAAAGACGAACACCCCAGAAGCCTAGAGGACATCGAGGAGTGGACCAAGAACGTGATGGACTTGGTTACCAAGTACACAAAGACCATCCAACTCACTGCGGACAATCCCGAAGTCGACCCACACCTacttcacctctgggag GCGGAGGAGTATGCTGAAAAACTCGGACGTCAGAACTGGAATCAAATGTGCGACCAGTTACAGGGAACCCTCAGCAACCGAAAGACCTGGGCCATTCTAAAGACCCTTCTGGCGAAGACGGAATCAAAAACTGTCACGGGGCAACACATACAAAGACTTATACACAACTTCCAGGGAACtgaagaagaagcgctcgaagCCATCACCGAGAAATACATCGGAGACGAGCAACAACGGAAGACGCAGCCGGTCATTCACCCGGAGTACGAGGGGGAACCCAATCCGGATTTAGACCAACCTTTCACCAAGTCGGAGATCGTGGCAGCCTTAAGAAATCTCACAAGAAACACGACGCCCGGCAGGGATAAAATTAACAACAAGACCCTCCGTAACCTGGACGACGGGGCAACGGAGAGTTTACTAACGTTTATCAATGAAAGCTGGGAGAACGGCAGTATACCGGCttcctggaagcacgcggac AGATAG